The stretch of DNA acgctaTCTTTCCTGAATTGTTAGATCTGTGATGCAGGAAGGCTGAAGGCTGAGGCTCGGCATCACATGTAGGACATGGACATGGACATGGCATGGGGGGTAGTAGATGCTGCTTGCCGAAATGCTGCCCCGGCTTTTTGTCAGGATTATCTCACCCACCCGACTAATCCCCGTATTATTGCTGCCAACATTGATGGCCTTGTCTCTGACGGGTCCGGGAGAGCACACTATTTTGTCATTTGTCTGGTGCCCTGCCTGGTCCAGTACCAGTAGGACACAGCGTACCAACCATGCGTGCTTAGTTTCGGGTGTTCATCGGGCTGATGGAGTACTACTTCACAGCCAAACTCCTACGGTGTGGTAGGtaattcttattttcattttattataCCAAGAAAGATTCAGCATATGCCAAGGTTCAGCCTGAATTGCGTGCATTTCACGTGTAGGCATGGCACGGAACGCAGCAAGTTGTGCCGAATTTTGTGTGAAAATGAGCTGATACAAATCCTGAAAAAGGAGCAGAATCTACGGGTTGGGACCGTGAAAAGCACTGTTTGGACGAGCAGGCGGGCGCGGGGAACAACATGGACACGGCACCGAACGCCTTGTCCCCGGACGTCAACTCGTTTGTTCCTTCTCGCGCGCCCCCACACCGGCGACCCCTCCGGCCCTCCCCCTATATCATCCTCGTCGCGCCCACTCAGGCACTCACTCGCCGCTCGCCTCGCCCGGTCGGTCGCCCCACACACCTACACGAACAGAAGCTTAGCTGGCTCGCTCTCCTCCATGGAGGCCTCGCCGTCTCGCAGCGACAGCCTCTCCCGCGGCGGATGGCCCAGGTGCAGGGCGCCGTCCTTGGAGCGGCGCCTCGACGTGCACGCCGGCCTCGGCGAGTCGTTCAACAGCTCCACGGCGTCCTTCATCGACATGGACCCGGAGGAGCTGTTCTCGATGCGGTGGGCGCCGGACGACGGCGGCCTCGACCTCGGCGCGCCCGGCTCCCCGCTGCTGGCCAGCGCCGGGCTCGTCTTCGCCGACGAgggcctcggcctcctcccccGCGAGCCGAGCGGCATTGCCGCCCGTGACGTCGGCAGCAGCGCGTACTACGCCGACGCGTCGGCGGGCTCGTCCCCGGCGGCGTTCCACACGGCGCGGAGCACGCCGGCGTCCGCGACCGGCTCCGCGCGGCGCCCGGGCCtgccggcgacgcggaggctgCTCCTCCGGTACCTGCGCTTCCTCGTGCCGCTGTGCCGCAAGGCGAGGGCGCTGCGGCTGCCGGCGCGGGTGTTCTCGGCGCCGCGGTCCaggccgccgctggccgccgcgaCCCCGGCGCGCCGGTCCACGTCCAGCGCCTCCAGCGCGGCGGAGCACTGGTGCCACGGCCACGCCGACACCGCCGTGCGCGACGCCATCCTCCACTGCAAGAGATCCTTGCTGACCGCTCCTCGCACGGAATGCTGAGCTGCTCAATCGTTCGGCGCTTCGTACACCGCTCGGGGACAGGACATGCAGGGATGGGCTCTCCTCTTGCAAGAACACTTCTGGCGAAGCAAttcaagagggaaaaggatTTCAATCTTCTAGTTTTTCTCCGACTTAACTTTGATTTCGAAGCATGTACTGATGTACATGCAGTACAGTTGTATACGTTGATGAACTGTGCCCAAGGGAGTCTGACCTTGTGAGGCGTTTTAGCTACCGTGTAATTGTAAGTAACTCTGCTGTTGCCGTGGCTCTATGCAACTGTACATGCATCAGGGCAGGGTAAAAGCTGGACGAAAGCATTATTAGTAGATGATTAACAGCACCAGCTTGTGGTAACTATCATCCGTTAAACATCTCGTCTGTGCCGAGCAGAACACTGTTCAGAATTCAGATCAGATCGATGGTGCCTAGTACGAAGACCAAAGGCTTTGGCACGCACTGACCGTCCGGACCTTGCGAAAGGAAAAAAATGCGATCGAGTATGTTCCCCGGTCAAGACTCAAGAGGTCCAAGCAAATCCACTGGCCACGGTCAAAAGCTGGAGGATGTCACCGGGGTTGCTTGAGTAAAGTAGGCGACGGCGGCCCTATAAACTCTTCGAACACCTCCTTAATAGTACATTGATGCGCAGCAGGGTCGTTGTGCAGATTTGAGTGGAGAAAAAAATATCCTAGCGTCTTTTGCAGGCATGAACTTGATGAATTTGACCTAGCATTTCGTTTCCATTTGGCGCACCATTACAAACCAATAGGATGCTTGCGTGTCTAGCACGATCTGTAGTGTACCTCCCGGTTTCTCTGTTCGGAAAGCTTGCTGACGAGTGACGAAGACGAATGCCGCTTCCAATCAATCAAACACTTCAGCAGCTGTCAAGCCGAACGTTGAGTGTTCAGAGACGATTGGCAGCAGCAAACGCTTCACTCTCGGCAACCCTGGGGAATCGCGATGATGCCACCTAAACCCTAGGTGCTGTCGCGCTGAAGCCGTGCAGCTAGAGCTCAAGATTTTCTCGCCCAACGCCGATCAGCTCGAGAAAAACCCACCCCGCCCCGCCCTGGCTGCAATCGACCAACCTGCTCCATCATATCAGGATAAAGAAGAGTTAGATTGTACTGGTAGGGTAACGTAGGACGGGACGTTGCGACGGCGCCCTGACGATAGCATCGGTGGACTTGCGGGTGGAGCCGCCGTGATCCGAAGCGAGTGAACAGTGCACCGATGCTGATCCGGACGCTGCGCCCGGCGGCACTGATTGGTGAGTGAGTGCCGCCGTCCGGCGACagcggccttgtttggtttgccCTAGCACAAGTAGTATaaaaattttgactaataattaggggtattaaataaaggtaatttacaaaactaactcaaCAGCGCTgtactacttcgcgagacgaacctaatgagatctttgaccgcacgattagaggatagttattgtagcatcactgtagctaatcaccgattaattactatcattagattcgtcgtgaaaagttacacccatctgtgaaaagattttgcaaataaatttcgtttagtactccatgcattaaATATTCTTTTCTCAGGAAATGTGTGGTATGCTATGCTATGCTAGTGAAAAACAAACACGGCCAGCGTCGGCTGGCCTGTCCTGGCTCGGCAGGCAGCTGACGGCCGGTCACCTGTCACCCGTACGCTCGCGCGGCTACGCAAACGCAGCGCGCCAGTGCCGCGGACGAAATCAAATCATTGTGCCGGTCGGAGCACGGGcacgcgacggcggcgacgccccCACCCACCCGCTCGCGTgtcgctccgcgccgccgccgccgccgcgaagcaCCGAGCCACGCTGGACGCAATGTGCGTGTGCAGTGAAACCGCATTATCTCCGGCAGGCAATCCAGCGTGAGAGGACGGTTCGACGGCTCGGCCGGAACACGTAGGCGTCCGGCGGGCCGGGACCAGCCGGGAGCCCGGAAGGGAGAGGTGCGTCGACGGACGTGACGAGTCGCCGGGCCGGATGGGTGCCGGGTTGTCGTGTCGCCCGCGGCTCccgaccggcggcggccgctctCGATCGAGGTGGAGAGAGCAGGACCGCGCGCGGCCCGGCCAGCCAGAGCCAGCCCGGCGTTCCGCTTCGTCGCGCGTCGTCGgggaccggccgggcggcgccgcgggaACCGGCACGCGTACCTTATCATCTGATGAAGGTTCGAGGTCGGCCGCGGGGCTCGCGCTCTTTTGCTGTTTTCcgggcgtgggcgcggcggcgtcccggCCGTGTCGTCGCGGGCGGCCAAAACAACggagagcgacggcggcggtcgaTGGCTCGGAcccgggtccgggtccgcggcacCGCGCGCGCATGGATGTTGACGCGTTTGGTGCCGCTTTCACAGGGAGAGCACGGGCGCCGATCCAGGCCGCGCGGGGGATTGCTTCGCTCCGCTCCGacttcgccccccccccccccccccccgagccgGGGAGCAGCAGGCAGCCACCCCTGacgttttttctatttttatattttttaaaaacattttttacaaaaatatatttttggtttcacaatttacaatTCTATACTCCTATCACCGGCTCCCACCGGGCgatagggacctatatgtaattaaaatttgagttctATTGCATAgaggcccctaccgcccggcagtggGGCGGTAGTCTtcccccaatataaaagctgagtcccccacctgcatttgcagcaaacaacatccatagagggaaaaaggagagacgtggtgtgtgagagggagttgcaacagcgaagtcctgccggattccgcacttgtgatctgcatgtAAGTTACGTATGAATTCATTAATATTGTAaagcaatttaatttaattaatgctatagtattaaaatttcatttcagtattaaaatttcagtttattacagacttgtttctaaattaattataaattaaaatagaattaagttttggatagtgaaatataatattaaacttgtttctaaatattgcagcataaggcaatggttgcctccaattttggaggattttcatggaccgaagaaaaatctagtataatacttgagatcatgacacatcttgtaatcagtaagaagttggatgtattagcggatggtatgatagagatggtgttgtcaaaattagttgagtttaaagatttcacattatttcgaggtattacaacgcaagatgtaaagaaCACCTGCTAGAatgtcggaagatatacataaGGGCATGTGAACTAGCAAATCATTCtaatgttattggattcttacaaaatacttgtaagatatggatgcagtcagaggtgtatgagatgcacattaaggtaactcttattcagttctaatcacGTCCGTCATTTGTAATTcatatttacgaaatagtaaaattattgtgtaattaaatgctaggattacccgagggcacggagttgattaacaaatcgataccaaatttcagtaaattggtatgtatcttcggtggacttatgccgcaaactagacaaaggaggtggagaagatattcgggtgatagttcttggcctccgcaagaacagatgaccggaggttcgtcaagtcatgctgcaccacatcaaccaccaacttgtgtgCCATCGATATaactgagtgaaatcgagcattttccatctttttttttccatgtactcattgacccttccGCAAAAACACACTCCTGGATCATGAAGTAAGGAAGCGGCTGATGCGTACCGCTCCCTAAAATAACTTACatatccatacatgatgaactcaacaatgccaacaagaggaaatccacgaacacgacgcattaccatattgtaacactcagcATGGTTTGTCGTCTCGGATCCCGTAACGCCTCtcatctgtgtcatacagaagtgaccacttctctttaggtgcaccatcaatccactgtgtAAATGGTTTAGCAGCTCGAACTAATGAATCTGTAGCCTGTCTCCTACTGGATGATGAGGTGTAGCTCTTAAGCAATTCGGCGCTCATAtcatcaattataccccacaaagcatcgaacttcctctgctgattctgagtgcacaatcgcttgaacaaaaaaaatcatcagatccttattcttgaaccgctcataaaaaTTAGCAGtcatatgcctcacacaccacctacTGGCAACATCTGGCTATATAGGAGGTGAAAATGAACTACCTTCTCGgagctgccttatagctgcaaggagacctgcatgcctatcactgataaggcaaacattaggccttccagcaacaacgtgattCTTCAAACATTCAAGAAACCTgtaccagctttctgtgttctcattctcaacaaaggcaaaggcgatgggaactatctgcttgttgcaatcaattccgatcgccgtcaatattgttcccttatatttccctgtcaggaaagtgccgtcaatacacagaacaggaagggAGTAAATGAaggccctcacacatgcaccaatgCAGAAAAAAGCTTGCAACAAAATGCTTGGccccctgacaagctcggtacactgtatgtatcaaaagcacttctaggatttctgtgcacaattgcttcaagcatacgaggtaggttgtcatatgaaGCCTCATAAGTGGCAAACCGCATCTCAAAcactttttgtttagcccgccaagcctttgcatagctgatcacatactaGAAATTTtgttcaatgtccctaattatcaatgcagtctcgtaatccattttgtcaagaatcaccccatacatcttatTGGCCACGAAAGTATATGTGATATTACGgtgatgtcccacaacacctgtcaatctacaagtatgtggtgtaacaattgaacattcccagtgtATTTTGAACTTCCCCTTGTaggcatgcactcgccatgtacagtctctatctgcacacctcacctcgtattctttgctgctagacttcaacactctgaattccttcctcagagatatAGCCCAGAccttcacagcatccttcacatcttcaatggtacgatactttgccccttgtatgacctcattcactctgtaaTCAAACTCCGGACATttaatatcttgtaccactggattccgaaaaccctcttcacgccattcacctagcactgggaagcgctcatcgtccttatcgtccgatgagtccccacattgctctattatttgtgcatcctggtcttctttctccatgtcctccacaattcTAGGTATCCGCTCGCATTCATCcgctaaaccttgtggttctggttctggagcttgtacgttctcttcttctttatcctcttccaactcTTCATTCCAGTCATATATTGTGTGTGTTGATCATTCACCTAAATCACCgatcttctggtgaatctgaattaccattgcaagaggccacctctttgaagagctgcgtgcatgtttccattcttccgtactacttataagcgtcaactcccagaaatccccatttgtttcccaggaagtcatggtatgaaccgtaagcaaatgagtctttggattcacattgaacttcccgtgaagccatttgcgtatagaaccaaaactcctctttaggggtttatctagactgcactgtcttcgttccaatgctgatagatttactccataggaatcacgagtaattctatagaaatcaccgtaatgaacttgaaacgccaccttgctcgacatatctggccattcAAAGACTTAATTATAATTAAACCAATTTCTAAAACCATGGTACGGCTTCAATTATAAtcactaatccgaaccctaagcgGTTACAATTATAAAAAACACTAATCACagaattaaaaatacaaaaaatttagaatgacaaagttgagaaatattggttacgtTCGGTTCGGAtctaaaatccggcagggcttcgctgttgcaactccctccTTCATCCCACgtctcttctttttccctctatggatgttgtttactgcaaatgcaggtgtggggggctcagcttttatattggggggagcctgccgcccccctgccgggcggtcggcctgcctgccgcccccctgccgggcggtcggcctgcctgccgccccctccctccaccGGGCAGTAGGGGCCTCCATGCGATagaactcaaattttaattatatataggtccctaccgcccggcagggggcggcaagGGGCCGCCCGCCCCGTAGACGGGCGGCCGGCCCCGGGCGGTAGGAGTATAAAACTAtaaattgtgaaaccaaaattatatttctgaaaaaaaatctttttaaaaaaaatataaaaatagaaaaaaggcCCACCTCTGACTGCCGCAACGACGCACGGACGCCGGCCTGCTGGGTTGGTGGCTTGGTTCTGGCGAATCtggcctgctggctgctgggcTGAGGGCCATGCGCTGGAGCAGGGTGGGTGGTGGGTCGAAGGGAACAATACAGGTGCTCCGCGGGAATCTATACATCTTccgttttatttatttatttgtcttcCACATCTTCCATAGTTTGAAAATTCATGCTAAGAGTTACGTTCGTCGGATCGGATCGCCTCACCCAAAACATTAACACAACTCCTCCCCTACTCACGtcctttatttccctttcactAGTACTAATCATCTGTCTATAAATAAGATACTGATTCCAAGTCAGAGATGACAACAATTTAGACATGAACTCCGTCCACTTTCAATTTTGTATCTGTTAGGAATTTTAGAGGCCAAAATCAATAATGAACTACGAAAACATTCCGCTATTTAGAAATATAAGAAGAGACATTATTTGCCACCACTTAATATAATTGTATGATAAATTTAATATAATATAAATTTCTATACTCCATTTTAGAAACACATTCATTTCATTGCCAAGCACTATGCTAAAAAAGATCAATACCAAAAAATGTTTCAAATGGTGGATCATGAGCAGGGGCATAGCCAGAAATTCATGTTTACATTGttagggagggaggggggaccGTGCTAATTTAGCTAATAATTTGATCAAATACAAAACTTTTAGTGTAAAATTTCAGATCCTAGGGGGGGCAGGCCCCTGCGCCCCCTGGCTGCGTCCCTGATCATAAGATGTCAACATTTTCGATACCATCAGTCGAAATATTATCTATTATAAGCACTAAATCAAATAGTTCGTGTAGTTATTTTTTTAGTCACATTTCTTAAGTTACCGCCTAATGTCGGGTTAGAGAAGACATCCTAGGGTTTGCTACGGTACTCCTAAATAACTATGGACCGTATATCTTATTGGTTAAAATGAAGTATTCGCCCCGTTCGGTTGGCTGGCTGGGCTGGCTGGTGGGAACGGAGGCCGTGACGATGCGCGCATGTGTCTGGCCGAGTCCCAGGGAACGGCCCCGCGCCACCACCTCGGGCTGCGCCTCCCGGCCGACACGTGCCCCGCGCGCGGGACGCGTGGCGTGCCTCCAGGCccggccttttttttctttcctcctCCCATCCCAAACATCTCGTCTGGTCTGGGCAACTGCCGCCGACGCGCCTGGTTTATCGTCACCGCCTCCGCTCCCACCAGGCAGCCCAGCCATCCAGCCAGCCCAGCCAACCGAACGGCGTCATTACCTTCTAGGAAGTAATAGTattcatatattttttaattgtAGAGAAAATATAGGAACTACCTCTTAGACCTAACCTCCAAAAGCTTTTAACGTGACAATTTTTTGAGGGGTAACGGCAGGAGAGAACCCCACCAATATTAACGTGACACGCATTTAACGTGACAGCTTTAACTGGCCGGACTGATCAAAATTTGGACTATTAGCTAATGCAAACGTGACACGTGCATATGTGCATGATGTTTCTTCATTGTTTTTTCTTTAACGTGAATGCATATTGACATGGTTGATACTTGATATTTTTACTATAATACATGATTCAAAACAAAAACATAGCATGTATATTACAACATTTGACACTATACACctgttattttttaaaaaaaaatatgtacACACGATGGAATCAATCTGAAAGCCTGGATTATTGGAACAAACATGCAAGGCTCATCTCCGTGGCAGATGATCCACCGCAGATTAATCGGAGCTCACATATAGACAGTGAACCACGAAGAGAAAAGGCAACAAACTAACATAACACGAATCTATGTATAGGAAAGCCTATCCAACTGGATGTATACTTTTGTTGCCGTGAAAGGCTTACCCGATCCCTCGGTGGCTCTGAGAGCCAATATacaatctaccggattccatcTGCATATGGCCTCATGCATACTGACCGGAATAAATGGAACGGCACCAATGCATGCACGGCAACAAGAACAGCCGGCCGgtaatttcattttttttttgcctttagTTACTGTTTTCtatattttaaaattcaaaGGTTCAGATTTTTTTAGCCTCTTACCTCCTAGGAGGTAATGGGAGTACGGTAGCAAAGCCCTAGATATATATTTTGTAGATGTCTGATGTTTTTCTCGTTGGAATTTCACTAATTAGTATTTATATCGAATGCTATATTCTCGCTTTACTCACTAAAGTTTCATGTTGTATATATGTACCTGCTTAAGATTTGGATCAATAGTCAATACTGAAAAGATTGGTCCAGTAAGATAATAATTAGAGGACAGTCCAATTTAATTGGTATAATATGTTTTATGTAGCTAAATAGAGTATTATTAAAAGATGACCAATTATATTATTTCACCTATTAtatcaaaaagaaaatataaaagtataaataaaagagaaagagaggtaAAGAAATAAAAAGCGACTAGCTGATTTACACCTCCTGACCTACTGAGCATTTACTGTTCATACCTATCTCTAAGTACGGTTATAAAAAAAGCTCAAGACTCACGGGCTATTTATATTTGACTTGCTAAAAACTCAATTTGAATTAATCTATACTTAGAATaaatgcaagcttgttctaaCTTGGAGCTTGCAAGATCTAACGATCTGAGATTGAGGTATTCAATAAAATTCGAGTATTTCGGTTTTACGTGGCATATGCATGCACTTGCTACATCtattaattaaatttctaactATAAAAAATTAGAATAATATAGCTGGAGGTTAGAGTCCTGCATTAGGAGCTCTGTGTTGCACAAGCTAAAATAGGTAAAAAAAACAATGCTCCCTGTATTATTTTTGATAGTTCTATTTTATCTTGGTACaatgatcaagaagaagaatttTGTTTTATCATCTCACTAATTAGGACTTCTCATTTTGGATGTTATCATATACGTACactaattttttttccaaaagaaaTTATTCTGCACGGAAATCAATCGACCACTCATATTATTCCCAATATGTTAACTTAAATGGGACTATCAGGAGTGAATAAttcaattttgaaaataaaactataaaaaatAGAGGGAATAAAGCTAAATGTCCAGACACGCTTCTCTTTCTATTTATCTATAAAAATTAAATCAGTCTTTTAGATCAATCTTATTGTACAATTACTTTGTactattttctaaaaatataaatttgGTAACCAAATTGGATGACTGTCGTGGGGATAAAACTTATCTCACGTCTCACGAAACTCCGCTTCCTTACTCCACATAACGACGCTACCATCACTCTGTTCTGCTCGCAATCGcttttctctcatactaaatcagcaccagccaccagccaccagctagccagcagtatttttatCTCACaacaaattagcaccagccaccagccacaaccAGCCGATCAGAGCACATATGAGCATTGCAGATATGACATAATATTTAATCCCACAAGACTTAAGGGCGTCCGCAATGGTATTAAGCTGGTACTAGCTACATAGTCTGTTGATGTGGAGGTGAGAGATAAAAGAAAAagattattttatattattggatTCACACATTTCTCTCACATGTTCTTAGACTATATGAAATGAATCAGCTATTTACTCGTCACTAGtaactatttttcttttattattttattatcaCATCAGATCTAACTAGCTAAATAGCTGACCATTGCGAACCGCGTTATGAACGTCTCCTTGCCTATCATCGATTCTTTCTGCTGcgatttaaaaaaaactttctgCTGCGGTGCATTCTTCTATAAATGTTAAATATCTCGGACTCAGAACGACCTCGGCTCGTGATGCTCGAGCTCTAGGTGGCAGGCTcgttccctcaaaaaaaaaaaagtggcaggctcgctcgagctcggctcactGACAGCCCTCCCGCTCAGGGCTCGGCCGCTCAGGGCCTCAGGTTCATCTCCTTGCTCTTCCTTTCCCTGCTTCTCTGggactctctctcctcccttgctcttccttccctggcggcgacgactgggcgagcggcggcgccattcgTCCTGACTTCGAccagccctttgccggcgacgagcgcatcctccaggtatgcccgccccttctctttccttctgctgtgcgagacggagctccccaaaccctaacaaaactatttgtattcggatctgaatccagttACAATATATTACCAACTAGCTTCGATTTCGTTTGCAAGAATTATCGGGTGTACATGTGTGCACCAATGTCCTatgctgggtccgcccctgGAGATGGCCATTTTGCAGGTGATTCAATGTTTTGTGAGAGATTCCTAGTGCAACCTGCAGATTGGTGGTTTTCTAGTGCGTTAACAAGAGACAGCATTGTTCCTCAAAACCAAAATTAGTGGATGCCACTTCCTCCTCGAGTCCTCCTACATATAGCTGTCCCTTTGCTTTGCTGAAGGGTGAAGACCCTCCTGCACATGCGGCCATGGTGCCCGCTCTAATGCCATTAGCCTCAGAGTCACAGCTGCCTGCTTTGCTTCCACTGGCCTTTTCCAGCCACTGTCTCTAGTGGCACTTCCTGACTCATCAATGTTGATGCTGTGCCTCCCACTGAAACCACCACCGTTTTCTTACCTTCCTGTATCAGATGGCGGCACTGTCACCACCAGTTTCCACTACATGTCAGCCCTGTCTCTGGCCTTCCCTAACCCTGCCTCACTGCTTGTGAATCCTCCATTATAACCCTAATCACAAATCCTGAATATATTATACATTTGGCACGTGTTCAATGTCCAACTATCTAGCTAGCATTCAGTTGATAGCAAAAGCCTACATTTTTTTAAAGACCGGTGATGTGTAAGGATAACATTATAATAGCGTTGCAGATACATAATGTATCCTTTTTGTCTGTATTTAATATTTTGAATGATATGGATAGTACGATAGCTTGTAGTTCACATTAAAGTTGTCTGTAGAAAACCCACTGCTATGCTGTGTTGCACTGTTGCTTATCTTAAAATATATGATTGGACACTTGGTTAGATTCCTAAAATGGTATTTC from Panicum virgatum strain AP13 chromosome 9K, P.virgatum_v5, whole genome shotgun sequence encodes:
- the LOC120651861 gene encoding uncharacterized protein LOC120651861; translated protein: MEASPSRSDSLSRGGWPRCRAPSLERRLDVHAGLGESFNSSTASFIDMDPEELFSMRWAPDDGGLDLGAPGSPLLASAGLVFADEGLGLLPREPSGIAARDVGSSAYYADASAGSSPAAFHTARSTPASATGSARRPGLPATRRLLLRYLRFLVPLCRKARALRLPARVFSAPRSRPPLAAATPARRSTSSASSAAEHWCHGHADTAVRDAILHCKRSLLTAPRTEC